A window of Rhododendron vialii isolate Sample 1 chromosome 13a, ASM3025357v1 contains these coding sequences:
- the LOC131312671 gene encoding uncharacterized protein LOC131312671, which translates to MILWQCVRFSMEYEVEYDVLGRVPECGAIFMSNASTKRECFRRKLLGLPSAQANFVKQIKAGMVLFLFEYERRELYGVFRACSDGSTNIVPHAFTSFGKQFPAQVRFTSIWYCDPLTEYEFQDAIKENYYSKKKFNFGLSEDQVRRLLCLFSSRKLQKPHRPFQRQVSKSMGKERSIAGDDYYFLRNRAEKFVEDDSLVLGTDAKYPGNASRNNGRKLNSNIIKNDGIQNDLNGSCCQGYDILTEPPSVSFGNRRNDDDDKFFMQNSMAYYHDLDQGRVIHIKHPGDSVNSERVAEERKFSLTKHNMGSNSGPIASPKYFWESLAKVGRATDNGRFSQVGILGDKYTPNHVFGLVTSTGHLENSTIQARASDDREFFANCGVENDYNFANYPDPAISADPPLSGRLRTSDKEVFFGNDRNEIGQYSDYGMGEVRNESSDGNFLRSNRVDVPSENFANRLDCASIANDHDRFLARLSMENGNTIYLRYPLDKTKRVSDEGILKKTDGLDNAYTMQNSFRLPNFQASTSVCQSRQSTAIFSRNLETKNSFCQDQPKLRSALPPSMEQKTFGFSCPTYHDAMVTRTVPYDPEVAGIHCRNLSSFAVDCNSCSIQDMPLHQNSNGNRLTASFIGSLPYFSEAEDLSRRHDVASGFGNKLPLPTSPNYYTHSGLRTNSSLLSAECHGKMEAKAASQEVYNGSLFPEATSTSPHYSRSDMYERQNGSPFSEFDNHALTSQGRYEQKSPQYENSQVLRVDDASFNKNKGYLHSCSSNGKSNNWDTQYYYQNAKGKPTDSKSKRTSVFARLTSEVHARESSDVSCSAEEESNFYLQYDECDMGASVDQVMDEIFEGRKSSLVRKRDMLCDRLKMPTSKMEDDVEHVIEVNWNEIVEETRVVSFKRRSETKKIKDNASEKTSVDTSEHERECSFQKSGREGSEGTQHKRRKLVRPVFGRKLQLNKGLSSDGSPNLQVSSSGHIDGTGNLDDSAKSRDNEDCSSPNSMSVQLTSLSGCKGKNACIKQSLYYGGKKYLYYDRKESFDGGTKRASTSNLQVSSREGFNAKENTGCCIGLTRSHESDNISSQDGGLICVTNPTIC; encoded by the exons ATGATTCTATGGCAGTGTGTAAGATTTTCAATGGAATATGAAGTGGAGTACGATGTTCTGGGAAGAGTTCCCGAGTGTGGTGCAATCTTCATGTCTAACGCTTCAACAAAAAGAGAATGTTTTAGACGGAAACTTTTAGGTCTTCCCTCTGCTCAGGCAAACTTTGTAAAACAGATTAAAGCAGGAATGgttttgtttctgtttgaaTATGAGAGGAGGGAACTTTATGGTGTGTTTCGAGCATGCTCTGATGGGTCAACAAATATAGTGCCCCATGCATTTACTTCGTTCGGGAAGCAGTTCCCTGCACAG GTTCGTTTTACCTCAATTTGGTATTGTGATCCGCTTACTGAATATGAATTTCAAGATGCTATCAAAGAGAATTACTATTCAAAGAAGAAGTTCAACTTTGGTCTGTCTGAAGATCAG GTTCGTAGGCTTCTATGCTTGTTTAGTTCAAGGAAATTACAAAAACCACACAGACCATTTCAGAGACAAGTCAGCAAATCAATGGGAAAAGAAAGGAGCATAGCTGGTGATGACTACTATTTTCTGAGAAATAGGGCAGAAAAGTTTGTTGAGGATGATAGTCTTGTCTTAGGCACTGATGCAAAGTATCCAGGGAACGCTTCAAGAAACAATGGAAGAAAACTAAATAGTAATATTATTAAGAATGATGGGATACAGAATGATCTTAATGGGAGCTGCTGTCAAGGGTATGATATCTTGACTGAGCCACCCAGTGTCTCTTTCGGTAACAGAAgaaatgatgatgatgacaaGTTTTTTATGCAAAATAGTATGGCATATTATCATGACTTGGACCAAGGACGGGTCATCCACATTAAACACCCAGGAGACTCGGTTAACTCCGAGAGAGTAGCTGAAGAAAGAAAGTTTTCACTTACGAAACATAATATGGGCAGCAATTCTGGTCCCATTGCCTCGCCCAAGTACTTTTGGGAATCTTTGGCTAAAGTCGGAAGAGCCACTGATAATGGCAGATTTTCTCAAGTGGGTATCTTAGGAGACAAGTATACTCCAAACCATGTTTTTGGGTTAGTCACATCAACGGGTCACCTTGAGAACTCTACAATTCAAGCAAGAGCATCTGATGATCGTGAATTTTTTGCGAATTGCGGAGTAGAAAATGACTATAACTTTGCAAATTATCCTGACCCAGCCATCTCTGCTGATCCCCCTCTATCGGGTAGACTAAGAACAAGTGATAAGGAAGTGTTCTTTGGGAATGATAGGAATGAGATTGGACAGTATTCGGACTATGGAATGGGTGAAGTGAGAAATGAAAGTAGTGATGGCAATTTTTTAAGGAGTAATAGGGTGGATGTTCCAAGTGAAAATTTTGCAAACCGTCTGGACTGTGCAAGTATAGCAAATGATCATGACCGGTTTTTGGCAAGATTGAGTATGGAAAATGGAAATACTATTTATTTGAGATATCCCTTGGACAAAACAAAGCGAGTTTCTGATGAAGGCATCCTCAAAAAGACTGACGGATTGGATAATGCGTACACTATGCAAAATTCTTTCCGACTTCCAAATTTTCAAGCATCAACCAGTGTATGTCAGTCTAGACAAAGTACTGCGATCTTTTCAAGGAATTTGGAGACTAAGAATTCATTCTGTCAAGATCAACCTAAGCTTCGGTCCGCATTACCTCCTTCAATGGAACAAAAAACCTTCGGTTTCTCTTGTCCAACATATCATGATGCAATGGTTACAAGGACTGTTCCCTACGATCCTGAGGTGGCCGGAATTCATTGTAGAAATCTATCGTCTTTTGCTGTTGATTGCAATTCTTGCTCAATCCAAGATATGCCTTTGCATCAGAATTCTAATGGGAATCGTCTCACGGCTTCCTTCATAGGGTCATTGCCGTATTTCTCTGAGGCAGAAGATTTAAGCCGGCGTCATGATGTTGCCTCTGGTTTTGGAAATAAACTTCCATTGCCTACCTCTCCCAACTATTACACTCATTCTGGCTTGCGGACCAACAGTTCGTTGTTAAGTGCGGAATGTCATGGAAAGATGGAAGCAAAAGCCGCTAGTCAAGAAGTCTACAATGGTTCACTATTCCCAGAGGCAACTTCAACTTCTCCACATTATTCAAGGAGCGATATGTATGAGAGGCAAAACGGGAGCCCTTTCTCCGAGTTTGATAACCATGCCCTTACATCGCAAGGTAGATATGAACAAAAAAGTCCACAGTATGAGAATAGTCAAGTATTAAGAGTCGATGATGCTTCctttaacaaaaacaaaggtTATTTGCATTCTTGTTCTTCCAATGGAAAATCTAATAATTGGGATACCCAATACTACTACCAAAATGCCAAGGGCAAGCCCACTGATTCTAAGAGCAAGAGAACAAGTGTATTTGCTCGCTTGACTTCAGAAGTACATGCACGAGAAAGTTCCGACGTTTCCTGCTCGGCAGAAGAAGAAAGCAATTTTTACTTGCAATATGATGAGTGCGATATGGGTGCATCAGTGGATCAGGTTATGGACGAAATATTTGAGGGGAGAAAATCTTCATTAGTTAGAAAACGTGATATGTTGTGTGATAGGTTGAAAATGCCGACTTCGAAGATGGAAGATGACGTTGAGCATGTCATTGAAGTGAATTGGAACGAAATAGTTGAAGAGACACGAGTTGTGAGTTTTAAGCGCAGGAGTGAAACCAAGAAGATAAAGGACAATGCCTCGGAAAAAACTTCTGTTGACACTTCAGAGCATGAGAGAGAATGTTCTTTTCAGAAATCGGGGAGAGAGGGATCGGAGGGCACACAACATAAGAGGAGAAAGTTGGTTAGGCCAGTTTTTGGTAGAAAACTACAATTGAATAAAGGTTTGAGCAGTGATGGAAGTCCAAATTTGCAGGTATCATCTTCTGGTCACATTGATGGTACTGGAAACTTGGATGATTCAGCTAAAAGCCGAGATAATGAGGATTGTTCATCTCCAAACAGTATGTCAGTTCagttgacatctcttagtggtTGTAAAGGTAAAAATGCTTGCATCAAACAAAGTTTATACTATGGAGGGAAAAAGTATTTATATTACGACAGAAAAGAGTCATTTGATGGAGGCACTAAGAGAGCTAGCACTTCAAATTTGCAAGTATCGTCTCGTGAAGGTTTCAATGCCAAAGAGAATACAGGATGCTGCATTGGGTTGACTAGAAGCCA